From a single Sporosarcina oncorhynchi genomic region:
- a CDS encoding peptide ABC transporter substrate-binding protein, with translation MGIRKWSLLFALVLSLSLVLAACNDDKGGEKDSSKTPAKEPTKDELAADQTINVNIREEPPSMHPGSATDSTSGAVLNQVFEGLMRVNQQEEVEKAMAEDFELSEDGLTYTFKIRKDAKWSNGDPVVAGDFEYAWKWVLDPANADTDYAYQMYMIKGAEAAKENGGSLDDVGVTAEDDHTLVVELEQPTAYFLDLTAFYTFFPVNAKVVDGKNDWAQEKTDNYVTNGPFLLDSWKHKDKIVLKKNPEYWDADTVKLETINMFMIMDENTAKQMYDKGELDWLGSPTDSIPLAAIPHYKSEGTLNISPQAGVYYYAFNVEEEPFTNVNIRKAFAMAINRQGIVDNITKGEQQPAMALVPSSIFEENAKGYFSDNDVEEAKKLLEKGLEELGLSELPTVKLSYNTSEAHGAIAQAVQDMWKKNLGVSVELNNEEWGVYLDSMGAGDFQVGRMGWIADFNDAINFLEIFETVGGNNYTNWENADYQALLKKSRTELDKDAREKILREAEEIFMEELPLAPVYFYTNVWTNKEKVQNIEVSPLGVVQYKWGYIAAE, from the coding sequence ATGGGTATAAGAAAATGGTCACTTTTATTTGCTTTAGTATTAAGTCTTAGTTTGGTATTGGCAGCTTGTAATGATGATAAGGGTGGAGAGAAAGATTCATCCAAAACGCCTGCAAAAGAGCCGACGAAAGATGAATTGGCTGCAGACCAAACAATTAATGTGAATATTCGCGAGGAGCCGCCTTCCATGCATCCGGGTTCTGCTACGGATTCGACTTCAGGGGCAGTGTTAAACCAAGTTTTTGAAGGGTTAATGCGTGTAAACCAACAAGAAGAAGTTGAAAAAGCAATGGCAGAGGATTTTGAGCTCTCAGAAGACGGATTGACGTATACGTTTAAGATACGTAAAGACGCGAAATGGTCAAATGGCGACCCTGTTGTTGCGGGCGACTTTGAATACGCTTGGAAATGGGTACTGGATCCTGCAAATGCAGACACGGATTACGCGTACCAAATGTATATGATAAAAGGTGCAGAAGCTGCTAAGGAAAATGGTGGTTCATTAGATGACGTCGGTGTTACAGCAGAAGACGATCATACATTGGTTGTAGAGTTAGAACAACCAACTGCGTATTTCTTGGATTTAACAGCGTTCTATACATTCTTCCCTGTTAACGCAAAAGTGGTTGACGGAAAAAATGATTGGGCACAGGAAAAAACAGATAACTACGTGACTAACGGTCCGTTCTTATTGGATTCATGGAAACATAAAGACAAAATTGTCCTGAAGAAAAACCCAGAATATTGGGATGCAGACACAGTTAAATTAGAAACAATCAACATGTTCATGATTATGGATGAAAACACTGCAAAACAAATGTACGACAAGGGCGAATTGGATTGGCTAGGATCTCCGACTGATTCCATTCCTCTTGCAGCTATTCCGCATTACAAGTCGGAAGGTACACTAAATATTTCACCACAAGCGGGTGTATACTACTATGCTTTCAACGTTGAAGAGGAGCCGTTCACTAACGTGAACATCCGGAAAGCGTTTGCAATGGCTATTAACCGCCAAGGCATTGTAGATAACATTACTAAAGGTGAACAGCAACCGGCAATGGCACTTGTTCCATCATCGATCTTTGAGGAGAACGCAAAAGGGTACTTCTCCGACAATGATGTAGAAGAAGCGAAAAAGTTACTAGAGAAAGGCTTGGAAGAGCTTGGCTTAAGCGAGTTGCCAACTGTTAAACTTTCTTACAACACAAGTGAGGCGCATGGCGCGATTGCTCAAGCCGTTCAAGATATGTGGAAGAAAAACCTTGGAGTAAGCGTCGAGTTGAATAACGAAGAGTGGGGTGTTTACCTCGACTCTATGGGTGCTGGAGACTTCCAAGTTGGTCGTATGGGCTGGATTGCTGACTTCAACGATGCAATTAACTTCTTGGAAATCTTTGAAACTGTTGGCGGGAATAACTATACAAATTGGGAAAATGCAGATTACCAAGCGTTGCTTAAAAAGTCTAGAACAGAACTAGACAAAGATGCACGCGAGAAGATTTTACGGGAAGCTGAAGAAATATTCATGGAAGAACTTCCATTAGCTCCTGTATACTTCTATACAAATGTATGGACAAACAAAGAGAAAGTACAAAACATCGAAGTTTCACCACTTGGTGTCGTGCAATATAAGTGGGGCTATATTGCTGCTGAATAA
- a CDS encoding ABC transporter permease → MAIYMLKRVGYIIVSLFFIITITFALMKMAPGGPFTSERKTSPAIEQQMLAAYGLNDPLYKQYFDYLVNAATFDFGPSFKYEGQQVTDIIKRGLPYSLVLGLEAIFLALAFGILFGVIAAFYHNKSGDYTVMVIAILGISVPSFVLATILQYIFSIQLSLLPIARFDSFAHTILPAVALATTPLAFIARLMRSSMLEVMNADYIKTAKSKGLSGAVVIYKHALRNAILPVVSYLGPLVAGILTGSFIIEKIFAIPGLGNEFVVSITNRDYTVIMGTTVFYSILLLVSILVVDFIYGLVDPRIKLAGKGAKA, encoded by the coding sequence TTGGCTATATACATGCTGAAAAGGGTCGGGTATATCATCGTTTCCCTTTTTTTTATAATTACGATTACCTTTGCATTGATGAAAATGGCACCAGGCGGACCTTTTACATCCGAACGTAAAACTTCTCCTGCAATTGAACAGCAAATGTTAGCTGCTTACGGATTAAATGATCCGCTCTATAAACAGTACTTCGATTACTTGGTAAATGCCGCTACTTTTGATTTTGGCCCATCGTTTAAATACGAAGGACAACAAGTCACCGATATTATCAAACGAGGCTTGCCATATTCGTTAGTTTTAGGGCTAGAGGCTATTTTTCTAGCATTGGCATTTGGTATCTTATTCGGTGTAATTGCAGCGTTTTATCATAATAAATCCGGCGACTATACCGTAATGGTCATTGCGATACTCGGAATATCGGTTCCAAGTTTCGTATTGGCCACTATTTTACAATATATCTTCTCCATCCAATTGTCTCTGCTACCGATTGCCAGGTTTGATTCGTTCGCACATACAATTTTACCGGCAGTCGCTTTGGCAACAACACCGCTCGCGTTTATAGCTCGTTTAATGCGTTCAAGCATGCTGGAAGTTATGAATGCTGATTATATTAAAACTGCAAAGTCAAAAGGACTATCAGGGGCAGTCGTCATTTACAAACATGCTTTAAGAAATGCTATCTTACCGGTAGTTTCTTATCTCGGACCACTAGTTGCAGGCATACTTACCGGGAGCTTCATTATCGAGAAGATATTTGCGATTCCTGGCTTAGGAAATGAATTTGTCGTCAGCATTACAAATCGAGATTATACAGTGATAATGGGGACGACAGTTTTCTATAGTATTCTTTTGCTCGTTTCGATTTTAGTAGTCGATTTTATTTATGGATTGGTAGATCCGAGGATAAAATTGGCGGGTAAGGGGGCAAAGGCATAA
- a CDS encoding ABC transporter permease: MVQAQIKDADFETLSVDQAAAEQIVGESTSYWKDAWRRFKKNKLAVFGVTVIILLAIMAFIGGPISGHSYDETDLINANQSPSGEHWFGTDNLGRDVFARTWYGAKISLFIGLMASLIDLIIGVIWGSVSGFFGGKLDEYMMRVADILYGVPYLLVVILLMVVMPPGLWTMIIAMTITGWINMARIVRGQVMQLRSEEYVLASKSLGASNSRLLFRHLVPNTIGPILVTLTLTIPTAIFTEAFLSYLGLGVPAPRASWGTMASDALSSFQYYPYQIFFPAFFICLTILAFNVIGDGLRDALDPKESK; encoded by the coding sequence ATGGTACAGGCACAAATAAAAGACGCTGATTTTGAAACGTTATCAGTAGACCAAGCTGCGGCTGAACAAATCGTTGGAGAAAGTACGTCTTATTGGAAAGATGCTTGGCGCCGATTCAAAAAGAACAAACTAGCAGTTTTTGGTGTTACGGTCATTATCCTTTTAGCGATTATGGCGTTTATTGGGGGACCAATTTCCGGACATAGTTACGACGAAACGGATTTGATAAATGCAAATCAGTCACCATCAGGGGAGCATTGGTTTGGTACTGACAACTTGGGTAGAGATGTATTTGCACGAACTTGGTATGGGGCGAAAATTTCCTTGTTCATTGGTTTAATGGCTTCTCTTATTGATTTGATCATCGGTGTGATTTGGGGATCGGTCTCCGGGTTCTTCGGTGGCAAATTGGATGAATATATGATGCGTGTAGCTGATATTTTATACGGAGTCCCGTATCTATTAGTCGTCATTCTCCTTATGGTTGTGATGCCGCCAGGGCTCTGGACAATGATTATTGCGATGACGATTACAGGATGGATTAATATGGCGAGGATTGTCCGTGGACAAGTCATGCAGCTGAGATCTGAAGAATATGTGTTGGCATCAAAGTCCCTTGGGGCAAGCAATTCTAGATTGTTATTTCGACATTTAGTTCCAAATACAATCGGGCCGATTTTAGTGACATTGACGTTAACGATACCAACAGCAATATTCACTGAAGCATTTCTAAGTTATTTAGGTTTGGGTGTACCAGCGCCTCGCGCAAGTTGGGGTACGATGGCATCGGATGCATTATCGTCATTCCAATACTATCCGTACCAAATCTTTTTCCCAGCATTCTTTATCTGCTTAACGATTCTTGCGTTTAATGTTATAGGAGATGGATTAAGAGATGCGCTGGATCCAAAAGAGAGTAAATAA
- a CDS encoding ABC transporter ATP-binding protein, whose product MKKILDVKDLSVSFETYGADVQAVRGISFELNEGETLAIVGESGSGKSVTAHSIMRIVPMPPGKFVGGSILFKGEDLTKKSETQMQNIRGKEISMIFQDPMTSLNPTMTVGNQIAESLIKHQKMTKKEAQKRGVELLRLVGIPNAETRIKQYPHQYSGGMRQRAMIAIALACNPKVLIADEPTTALDVTIQAQILELMRELQEKIGTAIILITHDLGVVASVASRVAVMYGGKIVETGNIDEIFYNPKHPYTWGLLGSMPKLNSKTEELLAIPGSPPNLANPPKGCPFVTRCPYAMKVCKENMPEYTRLSSTQQTACWLLDERAPKVDIPETAIVGGRKVHV is encoded by the coding sequence GTGAAAAAAATATTAGATGTAAAGGATCTATCCGTATCTTTTGAAACGTACGGTGCTGACGTTCAAGCCGTTCGTGGGATTTCTTTCGAGTTGAATGAAGGAGAAACATTGGCAATTGTAGGCGAATCCGGTTCAGGGAAAAGCGTGACGGCGCATTCGATTATGCGGATTGTACCTATGCCCCCGGGAAAATTTGTCGGTGGTTCAATTCTTTTCAAAGGCGAGGATTTAACGAAGAAATCAGAAACACAAATGCAAAATATCCGTGGTAAAGAGATCAGCATGATTTTTCAGGATCCAATGACCTCTCTTAACCCAACAATGACAGTCGGAAATCAAATCGCTGAAAGTTTGATTAAACATCAAAAGATGACGAAGAAGGAAGCACAAAAGCGTGGAGTTGAATTATTAAGACTCGTTGGAATTCCGAATGCTGAAACACGCATTAAGCAATATCCTCACCAATACTCCGGTGGAATGCGTCAGCGTGCAATGATTGCGATTGCTTTGGCATGCAACCCGAAGGTCTTAATTGCGGATGAACCAACGACAGCTTTGGATGTAACCATTCAAGCGCAAATTTTAGAGCTTATGCGTGAGCTCCAAGAAAAAATCGGAACCGCAATCATTTTAATTACCCATGATTTAGGTGTTGTGGCGAGTGTAGCGAGCAGGGTAGCAGTCATGTATGGCGGGAAGATTGTAGAGACTGGTAATATAGACGAGATTTTTTACAACCCAAAACATCCGTATACTTGGGGACTTTTAGGATCCATGCCGAAACTAAATAGCAAGACAGAAGAGTTGCTGGCAATTCCAGGGTCGCCGCCAAATTTAGCAAATCCGCCAAAAGGGTGCCCTTTCGTAACTAGGTGTCCCTATGCGATGAAAGTATGTAAAGAAAATATGCCTGAATATACCCGTTTGTCTAGCACGCAGCAGACGGCATGTTGGTTGTTGGATGAACGTGCGCCTAAAGTGGATATCCCGGAAACTGCAATCGTTGGAGGGAGGAAAGTCCATGTATAA
- a CDS encoding ABC transporter ATP-binding protein encodes MYKSREKLLEIKDLKKHFPMGRNTVLKAVDGITFDIYEGETFGLVGESGCGKSTAGRTIMGLYEASGGEVHFLNENVHGKKSKKEVKQFNRNMQMIFQDPYASLNPRMTVKDIIAEGLDIHGLVKSKKERTARVNELLETVGLNSDHGNRYPHEFSGGQRQRIGIARALAVDPQFIVADEPISALDVSIQAQVVNLLKKLQVEHGLTYLFIAHDLSMVKHISDRVGVMYLGSMAEIASSDELYDTPLHPYTQALLSSIPISDPEVERSREKMTIKGDIPSPIDPPSGCRFRTRCPFAKDVCAKVIPEFKEYKADHWVACHIYSDEYGAEFEKPQFSVGVV; translated from the coding sequence ATGTATAAAAGTCGAGAAAAACTGTTGGAAATTAAAGACCTGAAAAAGCATTTTCCTATGGGTCGTAATACAGTATTAAAAGCTGTCGATGGGATTACCTTTGACATTTACGAAGGGGAAACATTCGGATTGGTTGGGGAATCCGGCTGCGGTAAATCCACTGCCGGCAGGACAATCATGGGTCTGTATGAAGCGAGTGGCGGGGAAGTTCACTTTTTAAATGAAAACGTACATGGTAAGAAATCAAAAAAAGAGGTAAAACAATTCAATCGCAATATGCAAATGATTTTTCAAGACCCATATGCTTCTTTAAATCCAAGAATGACAGTTAAGGATATTATTGCAGAGGGATTGGATATTCATGGACTTGTGAAAAGTAAAAAAGAACGGACCGCGCGAGTAAATGAGTTACTTGAAACAGTCGGGCTAAACAGCGATCATGGAAATCGATATCCGCATGAATTTAGCGGTGGGCAACGTCAGCGGATTGGCATTGCGAGAGCACTTGCCGTAGACCCTCAATTTATAGTAGCGGATGAGCCGATTTCAGCATTGGACGTGTCTATTCAGGCACAAGTTGTCAATTTGTTGAAAAAGCTACAAGTTGAACATGGACTCACCTATTTGTTTATCGCGCATGATTTGTCCATGGTCAAGCACATAAGTGATCGTGTAGGTGTAATGTACTTAGGTAGCATGGCGGAAATCGCCTCAAGTGATGAGTTGTATGACACTCCGTTGCATCCTTATACGCAAGCGTTACTGAGTTCGATTCCAATTTCGGATCCAGAAGTTGAAAGATCGCGTGAAAAAATGACGATTAAAGGCGATATACCAAGCCCGATAGACCCGCCAAGCGGTTGTCGTTTCAGAACGCGATGTCCATTTGCTAAGGACGTGTGCGCGAAAGTGATTCCAGAGTTTAAAGAGTATAAGGCCGATCATTGGGTAGCGTGCCATATATACAGTGATGAGTACGGCGCTGAGTTTGAAAAACCTCAGTTTTCAGTTGGCGTTGTATGA
- a CDS encoding type IA DNA topoisomerase, whose protein sequence is MKPVILAEKPSQAKAYADAFSVRKFEGYMEIQACQIFPEGAYITWGVGHLVELKEPHTYNPAWKRWTLGSLPILPERYEFQVAKGKFKQFQVVKKLVRGTDTVINACDVDREGSNIFYSIYYQTGARNQTIQRLWINSLEVDEVRKGFASLRDNRKDLMLYEEAKARQISDWLVGMNGSRLYTLLLKAKGVQEVFPIGRVQTPTVYLIYQRQMEIENFVSEPFFEVEATFTAEHGTYKGKAKAKEPKREIIQELLRKHGLKPSSPGVVSSVTHTEKRTPPPQLHALSTLQATANRRWKTSPADVLKIMQGLYEKKLVTYPRTDARHITPNEFAYLKDQVGDYQQLIGHPFPVASLAPKKRYVDSSKVQEHYAIIPTKKIPTQAVLGRLSSLERNLYEEVVRTTLAMFHTDYLYTETKVTTDVNGLLFFTTGKTERDLGWKALFQRSKEEKDEPSLPPLRNEEPVQSKISIKEGKTMPPKPYTEGQLIAMMKTCGKLVEDKDETDILKEIEGLGTEATRSNIIETIKKHGYISVSKNIVSITAKGRVLCQAIEGNLLASPSMTAKWEAYLRKIGNGEGTGQHFLDNIGKFITNLLEEVPRQLEATKIDASLVPPRPTKSYGSYQAVEVAPCPHCKTGMILARKSFYGCSNYKNGCKQTFPGIYLKKKLTPAQVKLLCTKGKTNTIKGFTATNGSKFDASLSLENGKLNLVFT, encoded by the coding sequence ATGAAACCAGTAATACTAGCCGAAAAACCATCCCAGGCGAAAGCGTATGCAGACGCTTTTTCAGTGCGTAAATTTGAAGGCTATATGGAAATACAAGCGTGTCAGATATTTCCCGAAGGTGCTTATATTACATGGGGTGTTGGCCATTTAGTAGAGCTAAAAGAGCCTCATACGTACAACCCTGCCTGGAAACGCTGGACACTTGGCAGTTTGCCTATTCTACCGGAGCGCTATGAGTTTCAAGTGGCAAAAGGGAAGTTCAAGCAGTTTCAAGTTGTGAAGAAGTTGGTTCGCGGGACGGATACGGTCATTAATGCGTGTGACGTGGATCGCGAAGGGTCGAATATCTTCTATAGCATTTATTATCAGACCGGCGCGCGGAATCAGACGATCCAGCGACTATGGATCAATTCACTTGAAGTCGATGAAGTACGGAAAGGGTTTGCGAGTTTACGGGACAACCGTAAAGATCTGATGTTGTATGAGGAAGCGAAAGCCCGTCAAATAAGTGATTGGCTCGTTGGTATGAACGGATCACGATTGTATACCCTGTTATTAAAAGCAAAAGGTGTTCAAGAGGTGTTCCCGATCGGACGCGTGCAAACCCCTACTGTCTATCTAATCTACCAGCGGCAGATGGAAATCGAGAATTTTGTATCAGAGCCATTTTTCGAAGTGGAAGCGACGTTTACGGCGGAGCATGGTACGTATAAAGGGAAAGCAAAAGCGAAAGAACCAAAGCGTGAGATCATTCAGGAGTTGCTGAGAAAGCATGGGCTTAAGCCATCTTCTCCGGGTGTTGTCTCTTCAGTCACGCATACTGAAAAAAGAACCCCGCCGCCTCAACTACATGCCCTATCCACGTTGCAGGCAACAGCGAACCGTCGATGGAAGACGAGTCCGGCGGATGTGTTGAAAATCATGCAAGGTCTCTATGAAAAAAAGCTCGTAACGTATCCAAGGACGGACGCCCGACATATTACGCCGAACGAATTTGCGTATTTGAAGGACCAGGTTGGCGATTACCAGCAACTGATCGGTCATCCGTTCCCTGTCGCTTCGCTTGCACCGAAAAAGCGCTATGTTGACAGTTCGAAAGTGCAGGAACACTATGCAATCATCCCGACAAAAAAGATTCCGACACAAGCGGTTCTTGGACGGTTATCATCTCTGGAGCGGAATCTGTATGAAGAGGTCGTTCGTACGACTCTTGCGATGTTCCATACGGATTATTTGTATACGGAAACGAAAGTGACGACGGATGTGAATGGGCTTCTGTTCTTTACGACAGGGAAAACCGAGCGTGATCTAGGGTGGAAAGCTTTGTTCCAACGGTCGAAAGAGGAAAAGGACGAGCCATCTTTGCCGCCGCTACGTAATGAGGAGCCCGTCCAGAGTAAGATTTCCATTAAAGAGGGCAAGACGATGCCGCCTAAACCGTATACGGAAGGGCAACTGATCGCAATGATGAAAACATGCGGGAAGCTTGTCGAGGATAAGGACGAGACGGATATTCTGAAAGAGATTGAAGGCCTAGGAACGGAAGCAACCCGAAGCAACATCATAGAAACGATTAAAAAGCACGGGTATATTTCGGTGTCGAAAAACATTGTTTCCATTACAGCTAAAGGCCGAGTGCTTTGTCAGGCGATTGAAGGAAACTTGCTCGCAAGCCCATCGATGACGGCGAAATGGGAAGCGTATTTGCGGAAAATCGGTAACGGTGAAGGAACAGGGCAGCATTTCCTCGATAATATCGGGAAGTTCATTACGAATTTGTTGGAAGAAGTGCCGCGGCAATTGGAAGCGACGAAGATTGATGCTTCACTTGTGCCGCCACGGCCAACTAAATCATACGGTTCCTATCAAGCGGTCGAAGTTGCTCCTTGTCCGCATTGTAAAACAGGGATGATTCTTGCACGAAAATCTTTTTACGGCTGCAGCAACTATAAAAATGGCTGTAAACAAACTTTCCCAGGTATCTATCTGAAGAAGAAACTAACGCCTGCGCAAGTAAAACTTCTTTGTACGAAAGGGAAAACGAATACGATTAAAGGATTCACAGCTACTAATGGCAGTAAGTTTGATGCAAGTCTTTCCTTGGAAAACGGGAAGTTGAATTTGGTGTTTACTTAA